A portion of the Choristoneura fumiferana chromosome 20, NRCan_CFum_1, whole genome shotgun sequence genome contains these proteins:
- the LOC141438987 gene encoding organic cation transporter protein-like has product MVQRVSDADPEKKVQEDVFSTLLGNFGKWQLIIFLSVCLIKLSSGWVQMAILFLTPKIVFWCEEFNTNDTNFDSVSRIIVSNGTCYEDCIKYGYDPEPFQNTIISEWDLVCEKSWMAGFTQMVLQFGVLTGSIVFGFLSDRYGRKNTFLTSIAGLISFGFCVPYSPNYIIFTVIKFFLGFSVAGTMVISFVIVMESVGPKYREAFGCVFHIPFILGHLTVPLFAYYFRTWNQYCLSLAIPQLIYLSYFVIMTESPRWLVSVGRVDEATTIMKKAAKMNNMPTDKVEETLKKFSHELMTREGPKVNYSDLFRPSMRVKTVCCCLVWFITGTTFYGVNQYISQTSSNAFVSVSAAAAVQIPSNFFAIFCVRQLGRKTTTIAAFALGGLCILTLGVVGDDFWTVFTLGTLGVSFIAIDAATIYIYSSELYPTVVRNMGMGICSMSMRFGSMLAPFISNLSVTIPWLPTVIFGFAPLIGAAVCLLLPETKGKKLPDSFEDIST; this is encoded by the exons ATGGTACAAAGGGTGTCAGACGCTGATCCAGAAAAGAAGGTGCAGGAAGATGTATTTTCTACTCTATTAGGAAATTTCGGAAAATGGCAACTTATAATTTTCCTGTCAGTATGTCTCATCAAGTTGTCATCAGGATGGGTTCAGATGGCTATTCTCTTCCTTACCCCTAAAATAGTCTTCTGGTGCGAAGAGTTCAACACTAATGACACCAACTTTGATAGTGTCAGTAGAATAATAGTTTCGAATGGCACATGCTATGAGGACTgtattaagtatggatatgaCCCTGAGCCGTTCCAGAATACCATAATTTCAGAGTGGGATCTGGTCTGCGAGAAGTCCTGGATGGCTGGTTTTACCCAAATGGTGTTACAGTTTGGAGTTCTAACCGGCAGTATCGTTTTTGGATTCCTTTCGGATAG ATACGGCCGGAAGAACACCTTCCTCACCTCCATCGCCGGCCTCATTTCCTTCGGTTTCTGCGTCCCCTACTCCCCAAACTACATCATCTTCACCGTCATCAAATTCTTTCTCGGCTTCTCCGTCGCTGGCACCATGGTCATCTCCTTCGTCATCGTCATGGAGTCAGTCGGGCCAAAATACAGAGAGGCTTTTGGCTGTGTGTTCCATATCCCTTTCATCCTTGGTCATTTGACTGTTCCTCTCTTCGCGTATTACTTCAGGACTTGGAATCAGTACTGCTTGTCGCTGGCCATCCCTCAGCTGATCTACTTGAGCTATTTCGTTATAATGACGGAGTCTCCAAGGTGGCTGGTCAGTGTCGGCAGGGTTGACGAAGCTACGACTATCATGAAGAAAGCTGCTAAAAT GAACAACATGCCCACTGACAAGGTGGAAGAAACCCTCAAGAAGTTCTCCCACGAGCTGATGACGCGGGAGGGTCCAAAGGTCAACTACTCCGACCTGTTCCGTCCGTCCATGAGGGTCAAGACTGTCTGCTGCTGCCTGGTGTGGTTCATCACCGGGACCACCTTCTACGGTGTGAACCAGTACATCAGTCAGACAAGTTCCAATGCCTTCGTGAGCGTCAGTGCTGCCGCTGCTGTGCAG ATCCCGTCGAACTTCTTCGCAATATTCTGCGTGCGGCAGCTCGGTCGGAAGACGACCACCATCGCAGCCTTCGCTCTAGGAGGCCTCTGCATCCTAACGCTAGGGGTCGTCGGCGATGACTTCTGGACAGTGTTCACTCTAGGCACTTTAGGAGTCAGCTTTATCGCCATCGACGCAGCAACAATATACATTTACTCATCGGAATTGTACCCAACCGTTGTAAGGAATATGGGCATGGGTATCTGTTCTATGTCGATGAGATTCGGTTCCATGTTAGCACCCTTTATATCTAACTTATCTGTGACGATTCCATGGCTGCCAACCGTCATATTCGGTTTCGCGCCATTGATCGGCGCGGCTGTTTGTCTATTGCTGCCAGAGACTAAAGGTAAAAAGTTGCCAGATTCTTTTGAAGATATCTCCACTTAA